In Deinococcus psychrotolerans, the genomic window CCCGCCGCGCCGCCCGTGAATTTGCCTTCCGGGTGCTGTTCGAAGCCGGACAGGGTGGCCTAGACCTTCAACAAGTCTTTACCCGCAGCGAAGGTGCGATGCTTTCGGGCGACGACACCTACGTGCATCTCAACCCCGAAGCGCTTTCCTTTGCCCACGAGCTGACCTTCGGCTACCAAGCCAGCGCCGCCGAGATCAACGACTTGCTCCAGCGCACCATTCGCGGTTGGAGTTTCGAGCAGATGGCCCAGACCGACCTCAACGTGCTGCGGCTGGCGGTGTTTGAAATGCAGCATACGGCTGAAGCCCACCCGCCGATCATCGAAAGCGCCGTGCGGATTGCCCGCAAGTTCGGCGGTGACGATTCGGGCCGCTTTGTCAACGGCGTTCTGGGCGGCATGTCGCGCAGCATGGAAGCCCAGCCAAGCGGCGAAGCACAACATTGAGCGCCATGATTTTGGCTGGCCCGCCTGCCGCCCAAGCGCTGCTGGACGAAGCCCGGACGCGGGCCGCCGCTTTGCCGCGCCGCCCGGAACTGCACGTCATCCGGCTGGGCGAAGACCCTGCCAGCGTGAGTTATGTCAGCCTCAAGGAAAAAAAGGCGCTGGAAGTCGGGCTGGGCAGCACCGTTCACGCCCTGCCGAGTGCCACCAGCCAAGCCGAGCTCCTCTCGCTGATCGAGCGGCTGAATGCCGATCCCGCCGTCAGCGGCTTACTCGTTCAGTTGCCGCTGCCCGCTTTTATTGACAGTGAGCGTGTCCTGAACGCCATCAGCCCCGAAAAAGACGTGGACGGCTTTCACCCGGTCAATGTGGGGCGGCTCTGGACAGGCGCAGCCGCCTTGCCGCCCTGCACCCCCGCCGGGGTGGTGCGCTTGCTCGATTACTACGGCCTGCCGGTAGCCGGGCAGCGGGTGGTGATCGTGGGGCGCAGCAACATCGTGGGTAAACCGCTGGCGGCCCTGCTGCTGGCCCGCGACGCCACCGTGACCATCGCCCACTCGCGCACCCCCGATCTGGCGGCCCTGACCCGCGAAGCCGACATGGTGGTGGCGGCCGCCGGTAGACCACACCTGATCACCGCCGAGATGATCCGCCCCGGCGCAGTCGTCATTGATGTGGGGGTCAACCGGGTGGGGCAGACCAAGAGCGGCAAAGCCAAACTCGCCGGAGACGTTCACCCCGAGGTCGCTGAGATCGCCGCCGCGCTGACGCCTGTACCCGGCGGCGTCGGCCCGATGACGGTGGCCCACCTGATCATGAATACTGTTTTGGCCGCCGAGCGCCTGCAAGCCGGGGAGCAGCCGAGCGAGTTGGTTGAGGTCGAGCTTTTAGCATGAAGCGCGGGCCAAGTAGGCGAGTAGGCTTTCTCAGTTTTCACCGCTAAACTCAGTGCCAACTGTGACGCCTTCTTGTAGAGCTGCCCCATGAATTCGATTGCTGAGCTGCTGAGCAACCGCTGGCTGTGGACGGCCGTGTTTTCGAGCACCGGAGCGCAAATCGTCAAGGTATTGCTGATTTTGCTTTTCGAGCGGCGCTGGCGGCCCGAAAAAGCTTTGGAAACTGGCGGAATGCCCAGCAGCCACAGCGCCATGGTGTCGGCCTTGACCACCGGTGTGGCCCTTACAGAAGGACTGGGCAGCCCGCTCTTCGCGGTGGTGACCACCTTTGCCCTGATCGTGATGTACGACGCCACCGGGGTGCGCCACAGCAGCGGCCAGCAAGCCCGCCTGATCAACGAGCTGGTGGCCGAGCTGCGGGCAGTGGTGCGCGAAGGCTTTGCGCCCAAGCCGCTGAAGGTGCTGCTGGGCCACACCTATCTGGAAGTGCTGGTGGGCGGCATCATCGGCGTGGTGGCGGCGTTTCTGGCGTTTCGTTGGCTATGAGTTGCGGCTACTGAGTAGGCCTACTTGATGTATGAACCGCACGAGCAAGTGGAGCCCTCGAATCAGCTCCACCGTGAACATCCCCTCTAACCCCTGACGAGATCGGCTGTGAGCGCGGATGGGGACACTATTCCGCCCATGGCCGTATCCGCCACGCCCTCCGCAAATTCACGCGCACGCAGCGGCCCTCCCGCTTTGTACCAGCGGTAAGTCCAGTTGACGGCCCCCAGCAAAATATTGGCGGTCATCTGCGCCGAAACCGGCGAGGTCAGCACGCCCTCGTCCAGCCCGCGCTGCACCACGCTGAGTAGAGTGTGCTCGTAGTGCTGTCTCTCCTGGCGCATCGGGCCGCTGACGGTGGGCGGCAATTCCAGTTCTTCCTCGTAAAAGACCCGCAGCAAACGTTGACGGGTAATGGTGTAGAGCACGCGCTGCACCAAGACTTCGCGCAATGTTTCGGCGGCGCTGAGGCCGAGGTCGATCACCGCCTGCATGATGGCGGTGTTTTCGGCGATAACCTCGGTATAAAGCAGCGTCAGGAGTTCTTCTTTACTCTGGACATAGTGATACAAACTGGCCTTGCTCATGCCCAGCGCGGCGGCGAGTTCACGCATCGAGGCGGCGCGGTAGCCATGCGTGCTGAACAGTTCGGCGGCGGCGGCGTAGATTTCCCGCCGGCGGGCCTGCACCTTTTGCTGCACTTTCAGACTCTCTGATCGCCTTTGCCGCACACTCATCACCTGACCCTAGCGCCCGCGCACCGCGCCGTGTTAAGCTCGGGCTATTAAAAATCCAACCGAGCGGTTGAACTTTACAGGATTTAAAGGTTGGCCGCGTGTTTGAGGAGCATTCATGAGTTCGCCCACTGTCCGTTTACCGCGTTACCGAAGCGCTCTGTTTGCTCCCGCCAACCAGCTCGAAGTCCTTAAAAAACTGCCGCGCTCACGTCCTGATTTGGCCATCTTGGACTTGGAAGACGCCGTGCCGGACAGCGCAGAGGCCAAGCAACAGGCCAGACAGGTGGCCAGGGAAGCCCAAGTCTGGTTGGCCGCCCACCACCCTGAACAGGCGGTATACCTGCGCCTGAATGCCGTCCAGTCGCCTTATTTCGCCGACGACTTGGACGCCTTGACGCCCACGCTGGCGGGTGTGGTGCTTCCCAAACTCGAACGCGCCGCCGACCTGGCAGAAGCGGTCGAGCAGTTCGGGGCGCGTGGCCTGGCCCACCTTCAGATCATGGCCGGACTGGAAACAGTGGCCGGAGTGGAAAACGCGGGCGAGCTGCTGCAAGGCCCAGGTAAAGGCCCAAGCAAAGGCCCAAGCAAAGGCGCAGTCAAAGGGGCAGTCACCTCGGCTTATTTCGGCGCTGAAGATTACGTGGCCGATTTGGGCGGCGTGCGAACCGCAGCGGGTTTGGAAGTGCTGTACCCACGCTCACGGGTGGCGATGCTGGCGCGGCTCTTTGGCGTGGCGGCTTACGACATCGTGGTGACCAAACTGCGCGACGACGCCGCTTTTCTGGAAGATGCCAGGGTGGGGCGCTCGCTCGGCTACGGCGGCAAGCTGTGCATCCACCCGGCTCAGGTCGCACTCTCGCATCAGGTGTTTAGCCCTTCACCGGAAGAAATCAAGCGGGCTTGGGCGCTGCTGGCCGCTTACGAGCAGGGCCAGCAGCAGGGGCGCGGTGTGATCGCCTTCGAGGGCCAGATGGTTGACGCGCCGATGCTGGTGCGGGCGCGGGCGGTTCTGGCGAGCGCGGAGGTGGAAGCGTGAGCCAGTCATCCGGCACTGCCCGCCCGCCCGGTAAATACTTTGAAGAACTGCCGGTCGGCGCGGTGATTCGGCACTACGTGACCCGCACCCTCACCGAGGCCGATAACGTGCTGTTCACGACCATGACCATGAACCCCCAGCCGCTGCACCTCGATGCCGAGTACGCGGCCCAGACTGAGTTCGGGGAGAGATTGGTCAATTCCATGCTGACGCTGAGTTTGCTCGTCGGCCTGAGCGTCTACGAACTGACGCTGGGTACGCTGGTTGCCAATCTGGGCTTTTCGGAGATCAGCTTTCCCAAGCCGGTCAAGCACGGCGACACCCTGCGTGCCGAGAGTGAAGTGGTGGCCCGCCGGGAATCTGGCTCACGCCCGGAAGCCGGAATCGTCACCTTCGAGCACCGCGCCTTTAATCAGCGCGGCGAACTGGTGGCGCAGTGTAAGCGCAGCGCCCTGATGCAAAAACAACCAGCGCAAAAACAACCCGTACACAAGGAACCCTCATGACCCAGACCACCACCAGCTTATGGGCCGACGCCCTGACCCGCCTCGACACCGACGCCGCCCAAGTCCGACTCGGCGGCGGCCCCAAGGCCCAGCAGCGCCAGCACGATAAAAACCGCTTGACCGCCCGTGAGCGCATCAGCCGCCTGGTAGACGAAGGGACGCCGTTTGACGAGCTGATGACCTTCGCCGGTTGGGAAATGTACACCGACGTGGGGGGCTGCCCCAGCGGCGGCACGGTGACGGGCATCGGCACGGTTCACGGGCGGCCCTGGATGATGATCGCCAACGACGCCACCGTCAAGGCGGGTGCGTTCTTTCCGATCACCGCCAAGAAAGTCATTCGGGCGCAGACCATCGCCTTTGAAAACCACTTGCCGGTGATGTACCTCGTCGACTCGGCGGGCGTGTACTTGCCGATGCAGGACGAGATTTTTCCCGACCAAGACGACTTCGGGCGGGTCTTTTACCTGAATGCCCGGATGAGCGCCGCCGGAATCCCGCAGCTCGCCGCCATCATGGGCAACTGCGTGGCGGGCGGAGCTTACTTGCCGGTGATGTGCGACACGCTGATCATGACCGAGGGCAGCGGCCTGTATCTGGCTGGCCCGGCGCTGGTCAAAGCGGCGATTGGGCAAACCGTGGACTCGGAAGACCTCGGCGGCGCGGCCATGCATGCCCAGATTGCCGGAACGGTGGACTACCGTGAGCCCGACGACGACGCGGCCATCAAGCGTCTGCGTTCGCTGGCTGACCTCTACGCTGAGGGCGACGTGGCGGGCTGGGCCAAGCGCAGAAGGGAAGTCTTGCCGCCGTCCAACTCGGATCTGACCGACTTGGTGGCTTTCGACTCCGCCAAGCCCTACGACGTGCGCGACCTCATCGCGGCCATCAGCGATATGACGCCGGAAGGCGAGAGCAGTTTTCAGGAATTCAAGGCTGAGTACGGCGAGACGCTGGTGTGCGGCTTTGCGCGGCTGGGCGGCTTTCCGGTGGCGTATGTGGCCAACCAGCGCACTGTCATCAAGAAAAAGCTCAAGGCGGGCGGTGAACCGGGTCTGCGAACCCGCATCGAAGTCGGCGGCGTCATCTACGGCGACAGCGCCGACAAGGCTGCCCGCTTTATTCTGGATGCCAACCAAGCTGGAACGCCCCTCATCTTCGTGTCGGACGTGACCGGCTTCATGGTGGGCCGCGACTCGGAGCAAGAAGGCATCATCCGGCGCGGAGCCAAGCTGGTCAACGCCGTGTCCAACTCGGTGGTGCCCAAGCTCACGCTGATCACCGGCGGCAGCTTCGGAGCAGGCAACTACGCCATGAACGGCAAAGCCTTCGGCCCGCGTTTCCTGTTCGCCTGGCCCAGCGCCAAATACGCGGTCATGAGCGGCAACGCGGCGGCCAAAACTCTGCTGGATATTCAACTGGCCGCCCTCAAACGCGGCGGCCACGAACCCGACGACGAGGAGCTTTTGCGGCTCTACAACGAGGTTAAGGGCAAGTACGACACCGAACTCGACCCGCGCTACGCCGCCTCGCGGTTGTGGGTCGACGAGATCATCAAACCCGGCGACACCCGCGAGCGCCTGATCCGCGCCCTGGAAGTCTGCGCGGGGCAGGCCAAGTCGGAGGAATTCAAGGTGGGGGTGTTTCAGGTGTGAGCATGGCGGACTTGTTTTTCCCACGGGCCACTCAGCACAAGTACGGTTGTCAAGGAGCCTTATGAGCACCCAGCCCCCCCTGCTCGACCAGCCTCTGATTCCTCCCAGCGACGCTCTGCGGCGTCAGGCTCCCGTGTCAGTGCAGGAAGCCGAGCGCCTGAAAGCCTTGCCGCCCACCGAATACTGGGCTGAAATGGCGGGCGAACTGGAATGGGACGAGGGCTGGACGAAAATCCTAGACGGTGAGCTGGGCGACTTCCGCTACTTCGTGGGCGCGAAGGGCAATGTCAGCGTCAACTGCTTGGACCGCCACGCCGAGAAAACGCCCGACAAAGTGGCCCTGCACTACGAGCGCGAGGACGGCCTGACTGAAACCTGGACGTATCAGCAACTCACCACCGAAACCGCCCGCTTTGCCGCCGTGCTGGAAGACATGGGTGTGCAAAAAGGCGATAGGGTGTCGCTGCTGCTCTCCAACATCCCCGAGGCCTTCATCGCCATTCACGCCTGCTACCGCATCGGCGCGATCTACTCGGTGATTTTCGCGGGCTTCTCGGCGGCAGCGGTGCGTGACCGATTGGAAGACGCCCGTCCCAAAGTCGTTGTCGTGGCCGACGGCACGCTGCGGCGCGGCAAAGTGGTCGCTCTCAAGCCTGTGCTGGACGAAGCGAGGCGCGGGATTGACAGTATCAAGCACGTGGTCGTCATCAACCGGCTGAACTTAGACACCGATAGGCAATCCGATGAACACGGCTGTGCTGAACATGACTGGGCCACCCTGATGACCCGCACCCGCCGCCTGGCCGCGCCTGTGATGCTGGAGGCCAATGACCCCGGCTTCATCATCTATACCTCCGGCACGACCAGCAAACCCAAGGGGCTGGTGCATTCGGGCCTGGGCTTCCTGGTCGGCACCTACGCCAACGTCAAATGGTCGCTCAACCTGCGCCCCGAGGACAGCTACTGGTGTACGGCGGACGTGGGCTGGCTGGTAGTACCGATCTTCGCGCTGGTCGGCGGCATGGCCCACGGCGTCACGCAGGTGCTCTACGAGGGCAGCATCGACACGCCCAGCCCCAGTCGCCCGTATGAGTTGGTGGAGAAGTACGGCGTCAACAAGATTTTTACCGCCCCCACCGCTCTGAGGATGCTGCGCCGCGCCGGACAAAGTGCTTTGGCGGGCCGTGACCTGAGCAAAGTGGAACTCATCTCGTTGGTGGGCGAGCCGCTCGACCCTGAAACTTGGCACTGGACAGTGGACACCTTCGGGGCTTTTGTCAACAACACCTACGGCCAAACCGAAACTGGCACCGCCTGGGCCTCGGCCATCGTCGGCGCGACCGATACCAAAGCCGGGTCGTGCGGCGAAGCGCTGCCCGGCTACCGCGCCGAGGTCGTGGGTGAAGACGGCCAGCCGGTGGCCGCCGGTCAACTCGGTGTCCTGACGCTGACCGAGCCGTTTCCCTGCCTCGCCCGTACGGTCTGGGGCAGCCCGGAGCGCTACCATGAGACCTACTTCAGCGAGTTTCCGGGCCGCTACGCCAGCGCCGACGCCGCCATGCTCGATGAAGACGGCCAACTCTGGGTGACGGGCCGGGTAGACGACGTGATGAACGTGTCGGGCCACCGCATCGGCACTATGGAATTGGAGGCTGCCCTGATCACCCACCCAGCGGTCAGCGAGGCGGCAGTGGTGGCGCAGTCCGACGAACTGCGCGGCGCGGTGCCAGTGGCCTTCGTGGTGCCGCGTGCGGGAGCGGGAGAGAGCAGACAGCTCAGCGAAGAACTGGCCGAAGCCATTGTGGTCGGCGTGGGCAAATACGCCCGCCCCGCCGCCGTCTACGTGGTGCCGACCCTGCCCCGCACCCGCAGCGGCAAGATCATGCGCCGCTTGCTGCGTGACCTCTTGGAACACGGCGAAGTGCGCGGTGACCTGAGCAGCTTGGAAAACCCCGACGCGCTGGAGGTGGTGCTTGGGCATATCCGAATGTGAACAGTTGGCTGGCCCTCGCCCCCGCTCCGCCCACACCCCATGACCTCATCCCCACAAGGAGAACCAAAATGACGACCCTTCCCTACGATTTGACCGACGACCAGCGCACCATTCTCAGCGCCCTCACCGCCTTCCTCAAAAAAGAAGTGGCTCCCGGCTCGGCAGAGCGCGACCAGACCGGCGAATTTCCGATGCAGATCGTCAAAAGTCTGGGCGAAATGGGCATCATGGGCGCTCAGACGCCCGCAGAGTACGGCGGCTCAGAGCTGGACACCCCCACCTTCGCGATGATCATCGAAGAAATCGCGGTTTACGACGGCTCGCTGTGCTTGACCGTCGCCTCGCACAACTCGCTGTGCCAGGGCCACATCCTGATCGGCGGCACCGAAGCGCAAAAGCAGAAGTTTTTGCCTGACCTCGCCGCCGCCAACAAGCTGGGCGCGTGGGGCCTGACCGAACCTGGCAGCGGCTCGGACAGCGGCGGCCTCGCCACCCGCGCCGTGGAGCAGCCGGACGGAAGCTGGATTCTCAACGGCTCCAAAAACTTCATCACGCAGGGCAGCGTGGCCGGAACCTACGTGGTCTTGGCCCGCACCGACGCGCCCAGAGCCGGCAAAGGCAAAAACGACGGCATCAGCGCATTTGTCTTTAACCGGGATGAAGTGGAGGGCTTTAGTGTGGGCCGCAAGGAAGACAAGCTGGGCCTGCGCAGCAGCGACACCGCCCAACTGGTTTTCGAGAATATTCACCTGTCCGCCGACGCCCTGCTGGGCGCACGCGGTCAAGCGTTCAAAGACGTGATGAAGGTGCTGGACGGCGGACGCATCGGCATCGGCTCGATGGGGCTGGGACTGGGCCGCGCCGCGCTTGAGTTTGCCACCAAGTACGGCATGGAGCGCGAGCAGTTCGGCAAGCCGATTGCGCTCAATCAAGCGCTGAGCTTCCGCCTGGCCGACATGGACACCGAGCTGGAAGCGGCGAGACTCCTGATTCGCAAAGCCGCCGATCTCAAAGACGCCGGACGCGATTTTACGGTCGCGGCGTCGCGGGCCAAGCTGTTTGCCACCGAAAAGGGACTGGCCGCCTGTGACAGCGCCATTCAGATGCTGGGCGGCTACGGATACATCAAGGAGTACCCGGTCGAGCGTTTCTGGCGCGACAACCGCCTGACCACCATCGGCGAGGGCACCAGCGAGGTGCAGCGCATGATTATCAGCCGGGCAGTGACGGCCAAGTTCGCGGCGGAGATGGTCACGGCTTAAGTGGGTTGGGTGGGGGCAAGGGCTTTTTGTCTTGGCAGACGGCCCACCCACACCCCCCAACCCCCTAGC contains:
- a CDS encoding HpcH/HpaI aldolase/citrate lyase family protein — encoded protein: MSSPTVRLPRYRSALFAPANQLEVLKKLPRSRPDLAILDLEDAVPDSAEAKQQARQVAREAQVWLAAHHPEQAVYLRLNAVQSPYFADDLDALTPTLAGVVLPKLERAADLAEAVEQFGARGLAHLQIMAGLETVAGVENAGELLQGPGKGPSKGPSKGAVKGAVTSAYFGAEDYVADLGGVRTAAGLEVLYPRSRVAMLARLFGVAAYDIVVTKLRDDAAFLEDARVGRSLGYGGKLCIHPAQVALSHQVFSPSPEEIKRAWALLAAYEQGQQQGRGVIAFEGQMVDAPMLVRARAVLASAEVEA
- a CDS encoding acyl-CoA carboxylase subunit beta, encoding MTQTTTSLWADALTRLDTDAAQVRLGGGPKAQQRQHDKNRLTARERISRLVDEGTPFDELMTFAGWEMYTDVGGCPSGGTVTGIGTVHGRPWMMIANDATVKAGAFFPITAKKVIRAQTIAFENHLPVMYLVDSAGVYLPMQDEIFPDQDDFGRVFYLNARMSAAGIPQLAAIMGNCVAGGAYLPVMCDTLIMTEGSGLYLAGPALVKAAIGQTVDSEDLGGAAMHAQIAGTVDYREPDDDAAIKRLRSLADLYAEGDVAGWAKRRREVLPPSNSDLTDLVAFDSAKPYDVRDLIAAISDMTPEGESSFQEFKAEYGETLVCGFARLGGFPVAYVANQRTVIKKKLKAGGEPGLRTRIEVGGVIYGDSADKAARFILDANQAGTPLIFVSDVTGFMVGRDSEQEGIIRRGAKLVNAVSNSVVPKLTLITGGSFGAGNYAMNGKAFGPRFLFAWPSAKYAVMSGNAAAKTLLDIQLAALKRGGHEPDDEELLRLYNEVKGKYDTELDPRYAASRLWVDEIIKPGDTRERLIRALEVCAGQAKSEEFKVGVFQV
- a CDS encoding acyl-CoA dehydrogenase family protein, producing MTTLPYDLTDDQRTILSALTAFLKKEVAPGSAERDQTGEFPMQIVKSLGEMGIMGAQTPAEYGGSELDTPTFAMIIEEIAVYDGSLCLTVASHNSLCQGHILIGGTEAQKQKFLPDLAAANKLGAWGLTEPGSGSDSGGLATRAVEQPDGSWILNGSKNFITQGSVAGTYVVLARTDAPRAGKGKNDGISAFVFNRDEVEGFSVGRKEDKLGLRSSDTAQLVFENIHLSADALLGARGQAFKDVMKVLDGGRIGIGSMGLGLGRAALEFATKYGMEREQFGKPIALNQALSFRLADMDTELEAARLLIRKAADLKDAGRDFTVAASRAKLFATEKGLAACDSAIQMLGGYGYIKEYPVERFWRDNRLTTIGEGTSEVQRMIISRAVTAKFAAEMVTA
- a CDS encoding divergent PAP2 family protein; translation: MNSIAELLSNRWLWTAVFSSTGAQIVKVLLILLFERRWRPEKALETGGMPSSHSAMVSALTTGVALTEGLGSPLFAVVTTFALIVMYDATGVRHSSGQQARLINELVAELRAVVREGFAPKPLKVLLGHTYLEVLVGGIIGVVAAFLAFRWL
- a CDS encoding MaoC family dehydratase, yielding MSQSSGTARPPGKYFEELPVGAVIRHYVTRTLTEADNVLFTTMTMNPQPLHLDAEYAAQTEFGERLVNSMLTLSLLVGLSVYELTLGTLVANLGFSEISFPKPVKHGDTLRAESEVVARRESGSRPEAGIVTFEHRAFNQRGELVAQCKRSALMQKQPAQKQPVHKEPS
- a CDS encoding acetate--CoA ligase; protein product: MSTQPPLLDQPLIPPSDALRRQAPVSVQEAERLKALPPTEYWAEMAGELEWDEGWTKILDGELGDFRYFVGAKGNVSVNCLDRHAEKTPDKVALHYEREDGLTETWTYQQLTTETARFAAVLEDMGVQKGDRVSLLLSNIPEAFIAIHACYRIGAIYSVIFAGFSAAAVRDRLEDARPKVVVVADGTLRRGKVVALKPVLDEARRGIDSIKHVVVINRLNLDTDRQSDEHGCAEHDWATLMTRTRRLAAPVMLEANDPGFIIYTSGTTSKPKGLVHSGLGFLVGTYANVKWSLNLRPEDSYWCTADVGWLVVPIFALVGGMAHGVTQVLYEGSIDTPSPSRPYELVEKYGVNKIFTAPTALRMLRRAGQSALAGRDLSKVELISLVGEPLDPETWHWTVDTFGAFVNNTYGQTETGTAWASAIVGATDTKAGSCGEALPGYRAEVVGEDGQPVAAGQLGVLTLTEPFPCLARTVWGSPERYHETYFSEFPGRYASADAAMLDEDGQLWVTGRVDDVMNVSGHRIGTMELEAALITHPAVSEAAVVAQSDELRGAVPVAFVVPRAGAGESRQLSEELAEAIVVGVGKYARPAAVYVVPTLPRTRSGKIMRRLLRDLLEHGEVRGDLSSLENPDALEVVLGHIRM
- a CDS encoding TetR/AcrR family transcriptional regulator, producing MSVRQRRSESLKVQQKVQARRREIYAAAAELFSTHGYRAASMRELAAALGMSKASLYHYVQSKEELLTLLYTEVIAENTAIMQAVIDLGLSAAETLREVLVQRVLYTITRQRLLRVFYEEELELPPTVSGPMRQERQHYEHTLLSVVQRGLDEGVLTSPVSAQMTANILLGAVNWTYRWYKAGGPLRAREFAEGVADTAMGGIVSPSALTADLVRG
- the nusB gene encoding transcription antitermination factor NusB, with the protein product MTRRERAAAQPVGTRRAAREFAFRVLFEAGQGGLDLQQVFTRSEGAMLSGDDTYVHLNPEALSFAHELTFGYQASAAEINDLLQRTIRGWSFEQMAQTDLNVLRLAVFEMQHTAEAHPPIIESAVRIARKFGGDDSGRFVNGVLGGMSRSMEAQPSGEAQH
- a CDS encoding bifunctional 5,10-methylenetetrahydrofolate dehydrogenase/5,10-methenyltetrahydrofolate cyclohydrolase, giving the protein MILAGPPAAQALLDEARTRAAALPRRPELHVIRLGEDPASVSYVSLKEKKALEVGLGSTVHALPSATSQAELLSLIERLNADPAVSGLLVQLPLPAFIDSERVLNAISPEKDVDGFHPVNVGRLWTGAAALPPCTPAGVVRLLDYYGLPVAGQRVVIVGRSNIVGKPLAALLLARDATVTIAHSRTPDLAALTREADMVVAAAGRPHLITAEMIRPGAVVIDVGVNRVGQTKSGKAKLAGDVHPEVAEIAAALTPVPGGVGPMTVAHLIMNTVLAAERLQAGEQPSELVEVELLA